From a region of the Castanea sativa cultivar Marrone di Chiusa Pesio chromosome 10, ASM4071231v1 genome:
- the LOC142613721 gene encoding 7-deoxyloganetin glucosyltransferase-like produces the protein MGAPSLTEKPHAVCVPYPAQGHINPMLKLAKILHYKGFHITFVNTEYNHKRLLKSRGPDSLNALPSFQFETITDGLPESDIDATQDIPSLCASTQKHCLTPFRNLLLKLNDTSSSHVPPVTCIVSDGVMSFTLDAAAELGIPDVLFWTTSACGFMGYAQYRRLIEKGLTPLKDESYLTNGHLDTVIDWIPGIKGIRLRDLPSFIATTDPDDVMLNFAMVEAERAERASAVILNTFEALEHEVLEGLSTMYPSICSIGPLQLLVNQIPDNSYKLIGSNLWKEDAGCIEWLDKREPNSVVYVNFGSITVMTSNQLIEFAWGLANSKQAFLWIIRPDLVRGDLAVLPPEFLEETKERGLLANWCSQEDVLSHPSIGGFLTHSGWNSTLESMCGGVPMISWPFFAEQLTNCRYTCIEWGIGMEILNDAKRGEIESLVRELMVGEKGQKLKKKAIEWKKLTEEATDATGSSFVNLDKIINHVLLASTN, from the exons ATGGGTGCCCCAAGTTTAACGGAGAAACCTCATGCAGTTTGTGTCCCCTACCCAGCTCAAGGCCACATAAACCCCATGCTAAAGCTAGCAAAAATCCTTCACTACAAAGGCTTTCATATCACCTTTGTAAACACAGAGTACAACCATAAGCGCCTGTTGAAATCCCGAGGTCCCGACTCTCTCAATGCCCTTCCCTCCTTTCAGTTCGAAACCATTACTGACGGTCTTCCTGAGTCTGATATTGATGCCACCCAAGACATACCATCCCTATGTGCCTCCACACAAAAACATTGCTTAACTCCCTTTAGAAACCTTCTTTTGAAACTGAATGACACTTCTTCTTCCCATGTTCCTCCAGTCACTTGCATTGTTTCTGATGGTGTCATGAGCTTCACTCTAGACGCAGCAGCTGAACTGGGCATTCCTGATGTTCTTTTCTGGACAACCAGTGCATGTGGGTTCATGGGGTATGCTCAATATCGCCGTCTCATTGAGAAGGGTCTAACACCACTCAAAG ATGAGAGTTATTTGACAAATGGGCATTTAGATACAGTCATAGATTGGATTCCAGGCATAAAAGGCATCCGTTTGAGGGATCTTCCGAGCTTCATTGCAACCACGGACCCAGATGATGTTATGCTAAATTTTGCAATGGTTGAAGCTGAGAGAGCTGAGAGAGCTTCTGCTGTCATCTTAAATACTTTTGAAGCTTTAGAGCATGAAGTATTAGAGGGACTTTCGACCATGTATCCTTCTATTTGCTCCATTGGTCCTCTACAACTTCTCGTAAATCAAATCCCTGATAACAGTTATAAATTGATTGGATCAAACCTTTGGAAAGAAGATGCAGGGTGTATCGAATGGCTAGACAAAAGAGAACCAAACTCTGTTGTTTATGTGAATTTTGGAAGCATCACTGTCATGACTAGCAACCAATTAATTGAGTTTGCTTGGGGACTAGCAAATAGCAAGCAAGCATTCTTGTGGATCATAAGGCCTGATCTTGTAAGAGGGGACTTGGCTGTTCTTCCTCCTGAGTTCTTAGAAGAGACCAAAGAAAGGGGTCTCTTAGCAAATTGGTGTTCTCAAGAAGATGTTTTGAGTCACCCATCTATTGGTGGGTTCTTAACTCATAGTGGATGGAATTCCACGCTTGAAAGCATGTGTGGAGGAGTGCCAATGATCTCTTGGCCTTTCTTTGCTGAGCAATTAACCAACTGTCGTTATACTTGCATTGAATGGGGCATAGGCATGGAAATATTGAATGATGCAAAGAGAGGTGAAATAGAGAGCCTTGTTAGAGAGCTGATGGTGGGAGAGAAGGGACAAAAGTTGAAGAAGAAAGCTATTGAGTGGAAGAAATTGACAGAAGAGGCCACTGACGCTACTGGGTCGTCTTTCGTGAATTTGGACAAAATAATTAATCATGTGCTTCTAGCCTCAACAAATTAG